A stretch of Triticum aestivum cultivar Chinese Spring chromosome 1D, IWGSC CS RefSeq v2.1, whole genome shotgun sequence DNA encodes these proteins:
- the LOC123162466 gene encoding anthocyanidin 3-O-glucosyltransferase — protein sequence MAAVPHVVVITFPFASHAVKLFRLARALAAAAPAATFSFLSTAGSIAQLQEKNQDALEANLRFVEVPDGLLPPSSGGDGPAPPQNHMARLGLFLVAAEAGGVKVALETARAAAGGARVSCVVGDAFVWMAAEAAAAVGAPWVPVWTGGPSALLAHLCGDALRDDIGDKVASRADELLTSHPGLESYRVRDLPDGCVFGEMHLPIVALFRRVAEQLHVPRAATAVALNTFPGLLPDDVTAALAAELPEVLPIGPFHLLPVPGDDDNAAAADPHGCLAWLDGHPARAVAYASFGTVVTAVVGGQEELRELAAGLEASGAPFLWSLPKEYWPLLPPGFLDLERGKVVSWAPQAAVLRHASVGGFVTHAGWASVLEGVAGGVPMACRPFFSDQRMNARMVEHVWGFGTVFEQPMTRATVAEAVSSLLAGDQGTQMQEMRGMAATAFAPDGGSRKNLDKLLKIVCPPHEHSRGDHVDKTAEVTGCAPTTHGLLGASSLAHTVAD from the exons ATGGCAGCGGTGCCGCACGTCGTGGTGATCACCTTCCCTTTTGCCTCCCACGCGGTGAAGCTGTTCCGCCTGGCGCGCGCCCtggccgcggcggcgccggccgccaccttctccttcctctccacCGCCGGCTCCATCGCGCAGCTGCAGGAGAAGAACCAGGATGCCCTCGAGGCGAACCTACGCTTCGTGGAGGTGCCGGACGGGTTATTGCCACCGAGCTCCGGTGGCGACGGGCCGGCGCCGCCGCAGAACCATATGGCCCGTCTCGGGCTCTTCTTGGTGGCCGCTGAGGCTGGCGGGGTGAAGGTTGCGCTGGAGACGGCTCGCGCCGCCGCGGGCGGCGCCAGGGTCAGCTGCGTCGTCGGGGATGCGTTCGTCTGGATGGCCGCTGAGGCCGCCGCTGCGGTGGGCGCACCATGGGTCCCGGTCTGGACCGGCGGTCCGAGCGCGCTCCTTGCGCACCTCTGCGGTGACGCGCTGCGTGACGACATCGGCGACAAAG TGGCGAGCCGGGCGGATGAGCTGCTGACGTCGCACCCGGGCCTCGAAAGCTACCGCGTCCGGGACCTCCCCGACGGCTGCGTGTTCGGCGAGATGCACCTGCCAATCGTCGCCCTCTTCCGTCGCGTCGCCGAGCAGCTGCACGttccccgcgccgccaccgccgtggCCTTGAACACCTTCCCGGGCCTCCTCCCCGACGACGTCACCGCCGCTCTCGCCGCGGAGCTCCCAGAGGTCCTCCCCATCGGCCCCTTCCATCTTCTCCCAGTGCCCGGCGACGACGACAACGCCGCCGCGGCCGACCCGCACGGATGCCTCGCCTGGCTCGACGGCCACCCCGCCCGCGCCGTCGCGTACGCCAGCTTCGGCACGGTCGTCACCGCCGTGGTAGGAGGGCAGGAGGAGCTGCGCGAGCTAGCGGCCGGGCTGGAAGCGTCCGGCGCGCCGTTCCTTTGGTCGCTGCCCAAGGAGTACTGGCCGCTGCTCCCGCCGGGGTTCCTGGACCTCGAGCGCGGCAAGGTGGTATCGTGGGCGCCGCAGGCAGCCGTGTTGCGGCATGCATCGGTGGGCGGCTTCGTGACGCACGCCGGGTGGGCGTCGGTGCTGGAGGGCGTGGCCGGCGGTGTGCCCATGGCGTGCCGTCCCTTCTTCAGCGACCAGAGGATGAACGCGCGGATGGTGGAGCACGTCTGGGGTTTCGGCACCGTCTTCGAGCAGCCCATGACGCGCGCGACCGTCGCGGAGGCCGTATCGTCGCTGCTCGCCGGCGACCAAGGCACCCAGATGCAGGAGATGCGGGGCATGGCGGCCACCGCGTTCGCGCCCGACGGCGGCAGCAGGAAGAACCTTGATAAGCTCCTCAAGATAGTCTGTCCACCACATGAGCACAGCCGTGGTGATCATGTCGACAAGACAGCAGAGGTGACGGGATGCGCACCGACGACACATGGTCTGCTTGGTGCTAGCAGCCTAGCGCACACCGTGGCTGACTGA